One Nitrospina watsonii DNA segment encodes these proteins:
- a CDS encoding methyltransferase domain-containing protein produces MSDELTDLTGDGYAAADWQKHYDDNDMPWDLGEVAPPFVRLWEEGRITPGRMIVPGCGQGHEVKFFADKGMDVTAVDVAPGAVERLRTHLKNAGVDARVVHADFFSLNGKHDARYDVFLEQTFFCAIHPHRRADYADTAHRILKPGGVLAGLFYETGEQGGPPFNTTADDILHHFGDRFTIRHLEKCDHSVERRQGKEWLALLERK; encoded by the coding sequence ATGAGCGATGAGTTGACCGATCTGACCGGCGACGGTTACGCCGCTGCCGACTGGCAGAAGCATTACGACGACAACGACATGCCGTGGGATCTGGGCGAGGTGGCGCCGCCGTTTGTCCGCCTGTGGGAAGAGGGGCGCATCACGCCCGGCCGCATGATCGTGCCCGGCTGCGGGCAGGGCCACGAGGTGAAGTTTTTCGCGGACAAGGGGATGGACGTGACGGCGGTGGATGTGGCCCCCGGCGCGGTGGAGCGGCTTCGCACGCATCTTAAAAATGCCGGAGTGGATGCGCGGGTGGTGCACGCGGATTTTTTTTCGCTGAACGGCAAGCATGATGCGCGTTACGACGTGTTTCTGGAGCAGACCTTTTTCTGCGCCATCCATCCCCACCGGCGCGCCGATTACGCGGACACGGCGCATCGCATTCTAAAACCGGGGGGTGTGCTGGCAGGATTGTTTTATGAAACGGGAGAGCAGGGCGGACCACCGTTCAACACCACCGCCGACGACATCCTGCACCATTTCGGCGACCGGTTCACCATCCGCCATCTGGAAAAATGCGACCATTCCGTCGAACGCCGTCAGGGCAAGGAATGGCTGGCGTTGCTGGAACGGAAATGA
- a CDS encoding SOS response-associated peptidase: protein MCGRYSLTKPLKTIQHHFAALPVGLFHEPRYNIAPSQTLPVVVNNGSERTLRPMRWGLLPAWAKDEKLGHKLINARAETVHEKPSFKASFRQHRCLVPTDGFYEWKQDDNGKTPHRIFMEDGALFAFAGLWSAWRGPAGPIETFTILTTEANRPLQSLHHRMPVILMPEDYSGWLDPAATSPSLKALMQPLAGDKLTFHAISKTVNSPKNDLPDCQQPLHD from the coding sequence ATGTGCGGACGCTACAGCCTGACCAAACCCCTCAAAACCATTCAGCACCATTTCGCCGCGCTGCCCGTGGGCCTGTTCCATGAGCCTCGCTACAACATCGCGCCCAGCCAGACCCTGCCCGTGGTGGTGAATAACGGCAGCGAACGCACTCTGCGTCCCATGCGCTGGGGCCTGCTGCCCGCATGGGCGAAGGACGAAAAACTGGGACACAAGCTGATCAACGCCCGCGCCGAAACCGTGCACGAAAAGCCCAGCTTCAAAGCCTCGTTCCGCCAGCACCGCTGCCTGGTCCCCACCGACGGCTTCTACGAATGGAAACAGGACGACAACGGCAAGACACCGCACCGTATTTTTATGGAAGACGGCGCTCTGTTCGCCTTCGCCGGATTGTGGTCGGCATGGCGGGGACCCGCGGGACCGATCGAGACCTTCACCATCCTCACCACCGAAGCCAACCGCCCGTTGCAATCCCTGCATCACCGCATGCCGGTGATCCTGATGCCGGAGGATTACAGCGGCTGGCTCGATCCCGCCGCCACGTCGCCATCCCTGAAAGCGTTGATGCAGCCGCTTGCCGGCGACAAGCTGACGTTCCACGCCATTTCAAAAACCGTCAACTCGCCCAAAAACGACCTCCCGGACTGCCAGCAGCCCCTGCACGATTGA